A genomic window from Chanos chanos chromosome 14, fChaCha1.1, whole genome shotgun sequence includes:
- the LOC115827783 gene encoding hypermethylated in cancer 2 protein-like codes for MELPNYAQQLLLQLNQQRSKGLLCDVIILVENSLFRAHKSVLAASSNYFKSLVLHDNLISLDTEMVEPAVFQHTLDFIYTGRLEDFEQKEGEQKLKALLSAANYLQLSDLAALCESRLSQNGMIQSRSTGGNFSRKPKLLSPLTPFPPASPNSLRLEDKEPLLDYEMLVSHKKKNLENSQCNVSNKQDDLGLDLSKKSIDDVMAQEPPQSSGAVVGNCKIGSAPLRSEVKSKPQKEEEEELLADGNVKEKNVCEKESSRDVYMVNGCRVASHSTQGFFSSSDPCREVKDYGGKGSEDRKLCKAKVNYVYRRGTFPKPSLNDNLYVCIPCGKGFPTAEKLNSHVQSHVDEDIHMKEEEEEEGDEEDEVKDLPSTASKPAVEVSDLRPFQCTSCSRSYKDPATLQQHEKTHWLCRSFSCDICGKMFTQRGTMTRHMRSHLGLKPFACEECGMRFTRQYRLTEHMRVHSGEKPYECQICGGKFTQQRNLISHLRMHTSSA; via the coding sequence ATGGAGCTTCCAAATTACGCCCAGCAGCTTCTGCTTCAGCTCAACCAGCAGCGCTCCAAGGGCCTCCTGTGTGACGTCATCATTTTGGTGGAAAACTCGCTCTTCAGAGCGCATAAAAGTGTCCTCGCTGCCAGCAGCAACTACTTCAAGTCGCTTGTCCTTCACGACAACCTCATCAGTCTGGATACAGAGATGGTGGAGCCGGCTGTATTCCAACACACGCTGGACTTTATTTATACAGGCAGGTTGGAAGATTTTGAGCAGAAGGAAGGAGAGCAGAAATTAAAAGCCCTTTTATCTGCTGCAAACTACCTCCAACTCTCTGATCTGGCTGCTTTATGTGAAAGCAGGCTCAGTCAAAATGGGATGATCCAAAGTCGGTCAACTGGTGGGAATTTTTCCCGTAAACCGAAGCTTTTATCCCCTCTAACCCCTTTTCCTCCCGCATCACCAAACTCACTCAGACTGGAGGACAAAGAACCTCTGTTAGACTATGAGATGTTAGTCTCTCATAAGAAGAAAAATCTTGAAAATAGCCAGTGTAATGTGAGCAACAAGCAGGATGATTTGGGGTTGGATCTGTCAAAGAAAAGCATCGATGATGTCATGGCCCAGGAGCCCCCTCAGTCCTCCGGTGCAGTTGTGGGAAATTGCAAAATTGGCTCCGCCCCTttaaggtcagaggtcaagagTAAGccacagaaggaggaggaggaggagctccTCGCAGATGGaaatgtgaaagagaagaacgtTTGTGAAAAAGAATCTTCTAGAGATGTTTATATGGTTAATGGATGCAGGGTAGCTAGTCACTCTACTCAGGgcttcttttcctcctcagaTCCATGTAGAGAAGTGAAAGATTATGGGGGTAAAGGTTCAGAAGACCGAAAGCTGTGCAAAGCCAAAGTTAATTATGTTTATCGCCGTGGGACTTTTCCGAAACCCTCACTGAACGACAACCTTTATGTTTGCATACCGTGTGGGAAAGGTTTTCCCACAGCAGAAAAACTCAACTCCCATGTGCAGAGTCATGTGGATGAGGATATTCAtatgaaagaggaagaagaggaagagggtgatgaggaagatgaagtcAAGGATCTTCCCTCCACAGCATCCAAACCAGCTGTTGAAGTCTCTGATCTGCGTCCATTCCAATGCACCAGCTGTTCAAGGTCCTATAAAGACCCAGCCACCCTGCAGCAGCATGAGAAGACTCACTGGCTTTGTCGCTCCTTCTCCTGTGATATTTGTGGAAAAATGTTCACACAGCGTGGCACCATGACACGCCACATGCGTAGTCACCTCGGCCTCAAGCCATTTGCATGCGAGGAGTGCGGCATGCGCTTCACAAGGCAGTACCGTTTAACGGAGCACATGCGTGTGCACTCAGGAGAAAAACCATACGAGTGTCAGATCTGTGGAGGGAAGTTTACACAACAGCGAAACCTCATCAGTCACTTACGAATGCATACCTCATCAGCATAG